In Alkalidesulfovibrio alkalitolerans DSM 16529, one genomic interval encodes:
- a CDS encoding response regulator: MPDPGLSRLPLVGLTAHALPEYRERFMQAGIDAFFVKPPDPEAFLATLQRLARREKAVQTEEGAALSRKLEATGSLGLGTIREYAGDDPETMVRLCDAFIKALPQYAEQLDAAAEKLDLSEIRGIIHKLRTSLVIFGASEALALAEALNETAKSGDTRAGADQAHELAKRLTALLDDVKILRDGARAD, encoded by the coding sequence TTGCCCGATCCCGGGCTTTCGCGACTGCCCCTGGTGGGCCTCACGGCGCACGCCCTGCCCGAATACCGCGAGCGGTTCATGCAGGCGGGCATCGACGCGTTCTTCGTCAAGCCGCCCGATCCGGAAGCGTTCCTGGCCACGCTGCAAAGGCTTGCAAGGCGCGAAAAGGCGGTTCAGACCGAGGAGGGAGCAGCATTGTCCAGAAAATTGGAGGCAACCGGTTCGCTTGGACTCGGGACCATCCGCGAATATGCGGGCGACGACCCCGAGACCATGGTGAGGTTGTGCGATGCGTTCATCAAGGCGCTGCCCCAGTATGCGGAACAGCTCGACGCGGCCGCCGAGAAGCTCGATCTGTCCGAGATCAGGGGCATCATCCACAAGCTCAGGACGTCGCTCGTCATCTTCGGCGCGTCGGAGGCGCTGGCCCTGGCCGAGGCCCTGAACGAGACGGCCAAGTCGGGAGACACGCGGGCCGGGGCGGATCAGGCGCACGAACTGGCGAAACGTCTGACAGCGCTGCTTGACGATGTGAAGATTCTCAGGGACGGAGCACGAGCCGACTGA
- a CDS encoding PAS domain-containing protein — MPLHGKFRKTKGVKRPRRLPGRRAARYRPTVRDRDTARSGPAPLPGDLDRLTSLILSNMRNVVVFCLTPDLRIAWASPSLEFYSGQSCEKAVGRFCHDVLHERETSCPGCPAREAIRTGHTRESEMRTPDGRTWRLTSNPVTDAGGRVSAVVHVATDVSQLALAKEELRQSEERLRLLVDNMPVLVHAHDENLNYIYWNKEAERVTGWSAEQIVGNPDAARMLHPDARVREDVIRAAHRSGNYLNMEAEIACADGSTRIISWSNVSATTPILGWSIWEVGVDVTEKRRAEALRERVERIMRHDVRRPLCQAVEMATLLRDMGGLSPEQMELVRDLEQSGRAGLALIDATLKLERLETGCGLSEALRVDLRNLTRRGMERARTWEAANGVRLLLDESCPDVAPLEVLGEPVLLGSMFENILLNAVQASPKGAPVQVEIGQDNGQVRIEVRNKGVIPLAIRPRFFEKYATWGKAGGTGLGAYAARLVARAHGGEITAESRHGGTSVVIRLPLAP; from the coding sequence ATGCCCCTGCACGGAAAGTTCAGGAAAACCAAGGGAGTCAAGCGTCCGCGCCGTCTCCCGGGGCGACGAGCCGCGCGATACCGCCCCACGGTACGCGATCGCGACACGGCACGCTCGGGCCCCGCTCCTCTGCCGGGCGACCTCGACCGCCTGACCTCGCTCATCCTCTCCAACATGCGCAACGTGGTGGTCTTCTGCCTGACCCCGGATCTGCGCATCGCCTGGGCCAGCCCCTCCCTCGAATTCTATTCCGGCCAGTCGTGCGAGAAGGCCGTGGGCCGTTTCTGCCACGACGTGCTGCACGAGCGCGAAACCTCCTGCCCCGGCTGCCCCGCCCGCGAGGCGATACGCACCGGCCACACCCGGGAAAGCGAGATGCGCACTCCCGACGGCCGGACCTGGCGGCTCACCAGCAACCCGGTCACCGACGCGGGGGGCCGGGTTTCGGCCGTGGTGCACGTGGCCACGGACGTCTCGCAACTGGCGTTGGCAAAGGAGGAACTGCGCCAGAGCGAAGAACGGCTGCGGCTCTTGGTGGACAACATGCCCGTGCTCGTTCACGCCCACGACGAGAACCTGAACTACATATACTGGAACAAAGAGGCCGAACGGGTCACCGGCTGGAGCGCCGAGCAGATCGTGGGCAACCCCGATGCCGCCAGAATGCTCCACCCTGACGCGCGCGTCCGCGAGGACGTGATCCGCGCCGCGCACCGCTCTGGAAACTATCTGAACATGGAGGCCGAAATCGCCTGCGCCGACGGATCGACCCGGATCATCTCCTGGAGCAACGTCTCCGCGACGACGCCCATCCTGGGCTGGAGCATTTGGGAGGTGGGCGTGGACGTGACCGAGAAGCGGCGGGCCGAGGCGCTCCGCGAGAGGGTGGAGCGCATCATGCGCCACGACGTGCGCCGCCCCTTGTGTCAGGCCGTGGAGATGGCCACGCTGCTGCGCGACATGGGAGGGCTCTCGCCTGAACAGATGGAGTTGGTGCGCGACCTGGAGCAGTCCGGCCGGGCCGGGCTGGCACTGATTGATGCCACATTGAAGCTCGAACGGCTGGAGACTGGGTGCGGCCTTTCGGAGGCGCTCCGCGTGGATCTGCGCAATCTGACGCGACGAGGGATGGAGCGGGCCCGGACATGGGAGGCGGCAAACGGGGTGCGCCTGCTCCTCGACGAGTCCTGCCCGGACGTCGCGCCCCTTGAAGTGCTCGGCGAGCCCGTGCTGCTCGGGTCGATGTTCGAGAACATCTTGCTGAACGCGGTGCAGGCCTCGCCCAAGGGCGCGCCCGTCCAGGTTGAAATTGGGCAGGACAACGGGCAGGTCCGCATCGAGGTGCGCAACAAGGGAGTCATCCCGTTGGCCATCCGGCCCCGCTTCTTCGAAAAATACGCGACCTGGGGCAAGGCCGGCGGCACGGGGCTTGGGGCCTACGCGGCCCGGCTCGTGGCCCGCGCGCACGGCGGCGAGATCACGGCCGAAAGTCGGCACGGCGGTACGTCCGTGGTCATCCGCCTGCCCCTGGCCCCCTGA
- a CDS encoding DEAD/DEAH box helicase: protein MTFDSFGFDQRISAGIKQAGYTTPTPIQTKAMPDVLAGRDVLGLAQTGTGKTAAFALPILQRLLKAEAAPRGPVRVLVLAPTRELALQIHETFVELGRQTGIRNAAVFGGVGLQPQIKALRQATVCVACPGRLLDLLNQGQADLSRVDTLVLDEADRMLDMGFLPDMKKIMAKLPRERQNLLFSATMPQEIRGLSAELLRDPVVVQVANTAPASGISHALYPVPSHQKADFLEALLRATEHESVLVFTRTKHRAKSLAQRLTRQGFSATSLQGNLSQSRRQEALDGFRCGKYTVMVATDIAARGIDCARISHVVNYDLPDTAETYTHRIGRTGRAERTGEAMTLVTDEDLKDVRAIEHALRTTLERRTLEGFPYGQEKPAEAVRDARDRDDFGRKPQARGFGRGNGRGNGRGNGQGSGRSNGQGAKPQAKSHGGGKPAPAKAASGNGGSAGKPASGRIFMDEPSFRNERSGEGRGSGNRGRRPAGAGAR from the coding sequence GTGACTTTCGACTCTTTTGGTTTCGACCAGCGCATTTCTGCCGGCATCAAGCAGGCCGGCTACACCACACCCACGCCCATCCAGACCAAGGCCATGCCCGACGTGCTCGCGGGCCGCGACGTGCTCGGCCTGGCCCAGACCGGCACCGGCAAGACCGCGGCCTTCGCGCTGCCCATCCTGCAGCGCCTGCTGAAGGCCGAGGCCGCTCCGCGCGGCCCCGTGCGCGTGCTCGTGCTGGCCCCGACCCGCGAACTGGCCCTGCAGATCCACGAGACCTTCGTGGAACTCGGCCGCCAGACCGGCATCCGCAACGCGGCCGTGTTCGGCGGCGTGGGGCTTCAGCCCCAGATCAAGGCCCTGCGCCAGGCGACCGTGTGCGTGGCCTGCCCCGGACGGCTGCTCGACCTGTTGAACCAGGGCCAGGCCGATCTTTCGCGCGTGGACACCCTGGTGCTCGACGAGGCCGACCGCATGCTGGACATGGGCTTTCTGCCCGACATGAAGAAGATCATGGCCAAGCTCCCCAGGGAGCGGCAGAACCTGCTCTTCTCGGCCACCATGCCCCAGGAGATCCGCGGCCTGTCCGCCGAGCTCCTGCGCGACCCGGTCGTGGTCCAGGTGGCCAACACCGCGCCCGCATCTGGCATCAGCCACGCGCTGTACCCGGTGCCCTCGCACCAGAAGGCCGACTTCCTGGAGGCGCTCTTGCGCGCCACCGAGCACGAGTCCGTGCTCGTCTTCACGCGCACCAAGCACCGCGCCAAATCCCTGGCCCAGCGTCTGACGCGCCAGGGATTCTCCGCCACCTCGCTGCAGGGCAACCTCTCGCAGAGCCGCCGCCAGGAGGCCCTGGACGGCTTTCGCTGCGGTAAATACACGGTCATGGTGGCCACGGACATCGCGGCGCGCGGCATCGACTGCGCCCGCATCAGCCACGTCGTCAACTACGATCTGCCGGACACGGCCGAGACCTACACCCACCGCATCGGCCGCACCGGCCGCGCGGAGCGCACCGGCGAGGCCATGACCCTGGTCACGGACGAGGATCTGAAGGACGTGCGCGCCATTGAGCACGCCCTGCGCACGACGCTTGAGCGCCGCACCCTGGAAGGCTTCCCCTACGGCCAGGAGAAGCCCGCCGAGGCCGTGCGCGACGCGCGCGACCGCGACGACTTCGGCCGCAAGCCGCAGGCGCGCGGATTCGGACGTGGCAATGGCCGTGGCAACGGCCGCGGCAACGGGCAGGGCTCTGGCCGGAGCAACGGCCAGGGAGCCAAGCCCCAGGCCAAATCCCACGGCGGCGGCAAGCCCGCCCCGGCCAAGGCCGCGTCCGGCAACGGCGGATCGGCTGGCAAGCCCGCCTCGGGCCGCATCTTCATGGACGAGCCGAGCTTTCGCAATGAGCGTTCGGGCGAGGGCCGCGGAAGCGGCAATCGCGGCCGC